CTGTACAGGGTATCATATAGGTTGAGGGGATTAGACAATTGCCTACCTGCTTTCCTTTCTGGTCTGTCGAGATGCTCATAGCTGCTTCAGCTGCTGCTGCAAGTACCTTATCATGAAGGCATGGCAATGATTCTGGAATCCTAAAATGATTACGAAACATTAGTTAAATACCACTGGGTCGGGTCTAAGAAGTATCAAGCTAAATAGACTCAAACTGAAACAGGACCAGACATGTGGGAATCAAGAAAGAAAAATTTAAGTACCTGAAGTCATTCTCTGAGGCTATAAGAGAGATGATTGCAAATTCAGATCCATTAACCTGTGGCGGGAGACATACTAGAAAACTGAGGGGGGTATTTTACAGCACAGTCAATATTGAAGCTAACATAACTGAAGAACGAATCTGGATTAACTAATAGAGATGAAACAAAGTTGGGCACCCTCAactttgcttgccacaaagaaaacatGTCATGGAGCGTTTGGTTATCCGGCAAGCGCTTGCTTAGCCTGGCCAAGCAAGGGAGCGATGGATTTGGTTCCTGAGCTAGATTGCCTTGTTACCAGCGGTTTCCAGCTTTTTCTTCTATCGGGCGAGCGAGCCAAATCAGCTAGCCTCCGTCGGCAAGGCTAGCTTTGCCTAGTGAGGTAAACTAGCAAGGGATCCAAACGCACCCTCACTCATTTTAGGCACCGTTATTCTGGGTTAGAACTAAGCTAAGGTTACCCAGATAGTGATGTGGAAAGCCAACACTAGTATAAAGCATAATCAAAATAATACTTTGATACAATGCGGTGGCAATTTAGCAAACAGTCAAAAGTTGAACACCAAGTCACAAAGGCAAGCAGAACAATTTACCAGAGCAATTTGTCCATTTGAGGAGCTCATGGTTTTATCCATGCCAGTCTTGTAACTCCATCTTAGTAATTCCATCAAGGAGCTCTCAGCGAGAATATCTAGGCTTGGCAAAGATCTGTCATGACAAGTGAAAAACAGTTAAGGTATGGGCAAAACTTCACCAGGCCCTTGCATGGATGTACACACCTACAGGTAAACAGATGATGACACCTGAAAAGTCTCCCTTTTGAAATCTTGAAAATATACACAAGATATTCTAAAAGAAAGAATACTGTGAAGATTTACAATCAAAGACTATCTTTTATCTATAACAAACTCATATTCCCAAAAAATTATTCATGGTGATGTACATGAGACATAGGGAACAACAAATAAGATGATGGTAGTATTACCAGGTTGTACTTTGTAGATTTATTAACTATAGCAATCTAAATTTCGACAAGCATGTGAAAAGAAAAGTCCATGTAAACTTGCAGTAAGAGCAAATAAATGTATAAAGGGAATCCGTTCTACACCATCATACTTTGACAATAAGTGTCATATTAGTTAATCCACATGATTACAATATGAAATCGTAAGGACAACACGGGAGACACCTTCATATTAAAATTTCTAGCATACCAAGCAATGAAGCAAATAGCATGACAAAATCGTAACTACCTCAATTCTATGATGCCTGTCTGATAAAATAATATCAACCCACAAGCTTTATCATCCTTATTCTTAAAAATTGCTGACCAGCAGCATTTTTTTGTGAGCTTGGTTTTATGTAGATGCTTGTTGCTTCCCTGATGAGAAAAGAACATAACCAATAAGCTTTAGAAGTTTGAAATTTCAAAGTAGTTCGCATATGCCAAGTATGCACCTGAATCAATGATGCCAGAGAAAATAAAAGCACCACATCCTCGAAGCAGACCAAAAGAAGTGAATCTGAACCGCCACTCTGTGGATGTAGAGAAGCACTTTTCTTGTTAGTTTCAGCTCCTTGTACTTGCTTTTGGTCGAGAACATGTTCTTTCCCTGTCTGACTTTGACATGGGAGCTTGTCTTCTGGTAATTGGGCTTGCTCTTCATCTGAAGCACCATCTAAACCCAGAACTTACAGAAATTATGAGTTGATCCAGGGGGATGGGGGTAGAAGTTAGCATAGTGAATAGAAATCACTTACCTATGAGGACATACATCAAAAGTGCAGAACATTGCTTCTCATCTAGCAGAAGTGAATTTATGATCAGACCACTTGTGCTGTCAACTACAGTAAGACGTGCATCCTTACTTAAGGAAAGTACAACATCTGTTGGAAATTTTGCATTTGTAGCAATCTCTTTCTGGGACGGGCCTGCTTTTGCAGCAGATGCACCTACACTGTAGATGCTTACTGAAACCACAGGAGAATTTGTTCCTGATGTACAATCCACAGAGAATATCACGGACAGTTGACTCGCATCAAACATTGCCACCTTTGAGAAGACAAACCAAGGCATAATAAAAATTAGTTAATTGCAAATGGTACGTACAACCTTCAAATAAATAGTGAAAGTTCAGAGACCTTAAGGGAAATATACCTGGCCATTTTGATACCCTACTGCAAGGGCCTCTCCTGAAGATGTAAATCTGAGAGAACGCACGGGGGAATTTGATGCCATAAAGGCAACATGGCAATGGAATCCTCTCCCATGATGAACAGCATGAACTGAAAGAAAAACACCAGAAGGTTAAGAAAAACGAAATGAACCACATACCCACCAAAAGTGGTTTTTATAAATGCCCTGATGAGATTCTCTAGCACGGAAAAAAGTGAACACGAAAATGAGCAGGACCGGATGCCTCCTATACGATAACAAAAGAAAGCAAATTTGACATGGACTTGTTTTCATAAGGAGCTGGCAGTAAAAAAAAGGCACATGGAAAATATATCTTGAACAAAAAAGAACACTTGGAAATATGTCCTTTTACGAGATGGCACTTACGCATTATCTTGTAATCAGGGTTTTACATATACATGGATTACTACTGAACCAGATGTTGAATAGTAAAACAGGCAGCACCAAACACATTTTTTACCAGAATACCAGAAAAATTACTAGGATATAATGGCCTATATTATCATTACAATGATTAAGCACTCAAAAGATTTCTTTTCTCTGCATATAGCTTGACAGGGAGTATGGTGCAGTTGAGATCGTTTCCTGCCTCACTGCCTCACTGCCTCTACAAATATATTGCCATCTCTCAGACTGACCATCAAGAAAGAGTGTGTGACAATCAAAGCAAACTGGAAGCCCAGAAGGCAACATCATGAGGGCAACTTTGCTGTTGTCTCGTATTGACTGACCTAATTTTTTTAATACATACGGGATGATGGAGAGGAAACAAACAAAGAAAGAGGAAGTGCAAATATAATTTAATTTGCACTTATGCCTTCATGTGCAGTATTTACCTTCCTGCTTAGATCCACTCACAAAGTGAAAGCTGGAATCCCCACTGTTCTCTTGAAGTTTATACATGCGGACCTACAACGTTACAAAAATATACAAGATACTTAGACAGTATTGAATATGCTGCTGACAACCAATAACTTGGACTGACCCATAAATTTTAATAGTAGACTAACCAGACCACTTGTTGTGCCAACAGCAAAAGTCATGTTTAATGAACAAAAAGCCAGCGATGATACAGAGGCATTTGCTCCATCCAAAATAACATCAGGCACCTGAAGTAATAATAGTTTTAGTATTCTTGCATTGATCTAGTAGTCATCAGTCAACAACTAAGAACACGGTAGAAGTGACCTTTGCATCCAAGACAAACATTGGCATCAGAATAGGAAAAGTTGCATCCCATATTCTCACAGAACCATCTTGATAGCCTGCAACATATATTCTTTCAACTGCATGATCTTCCTTCAGTGACATTTCACTAGGAACCCCACCAGTCAAAGGCCATTTCATATTCCCTGATATTGGAGGTGCGACAATTTGCCTAGCACAAAATTTCTACCAAAAAACATGAATATATGATCTGGTAAAAAGGTTGCAGTTAAGTAGAGTGAAATGTCAAGAATCCACACAAAACTGTACCTTCAGTGAAATACTTGGATGCTCTCTCCCAGTTAGTGAATACATATTCGTAACTGTTATGCTGGGATCAATTGTTGGAACTACGACTGGAAATTTCTGTGCCTCAGGCTGAGCATATTCCTCTTCTGATTTCCGTGCAGAAAATAGAGCACCACCATCATAGAAATTTAACTGTCCAGGATTTGTCAATATAAAAAGTGCAGAAGTTTGTGTTTTATCTGGAACCCCAGTATCTGGAATAAGAATCATATCAGCAAAGGATCCATCAAGTTTGAGGTCCACCCGCGACGCACATCTTACTGACTCTAATCCATTAGATGATTCCAGACTAAGAACCTACAAGAGAATACAATTTTTCATTGAACAAGGTAAAGTTTTCCAAACTCCACCGCTGAAAAACAATACGCCATACATATTGTTTGTGCTCAGAAAAGTAACTTCGCTAGATATATGATACACATATATTTGTACAGCAAAATCTAGATACATAATTGCTCGCATCTGAACAAAACATAACTACCAAGTTGTTTCGACCTCCGAATTGGTTGCCTCTAAGGCATACACTCATGTCCATATTTGCTATCGCTGGAAATTATCTTGGATAAGAAACATTTGCCCTAACCTGTGTACGCCATGTAGCAATGCAAATTAGTTCACTGGTTCTACATTAACATATCAACAGCCAGATGAGCCAAATGTGGGTGTTCTAATTGAGTTCAGATGAGctagaaatactccctccgtcccataatgtaagacgtttttgcaagctaacaaaccataatgtaagacatttttgcaacggagggagtagttttttgcAAGTTGGTAAAGGAGCAAACAGCTATACTTGAGTACACTTTGCGATGCATCAGTTGCATGCATGCCTAGAAGATTACATGAAATAGAAAAGATAGATGAGAATGAAACAAGACACAAACCGTCAGAACTTCTTCAGACCCCATATCATCGCCACCGTATACAAAAAGTTTCCCACCTTTAGTGGTGTCTTTTGCTGACCCAGCAGACCAGTGCAAGACAATAACAGGAAGCCTGCGACTCCCAGAAGCCAGCTGCAGCTTAACAACGTTAGACGAAACATCAGTTTGTTTGCCTTGTCTAGAGGATACTGCAGTCATATCCCATAGAAGTATGTCTCCAGTTATATAGCCAACAGCAACAGTTGAACCCCCTCTCGATGCCCAACAAAGAGAGCAAATTTCTCTCTCTTCCTCATTCTCGTCAACATTATCTATTTGATCTTCACTGGCATGTGTTTGAGCGCCAGTGATTTGACCCTTCATATGCAAATCCCCGTAGCCGCGAACAGCAACTGCATGGTCCTCTGACACATCCCAAAGAACTAAGAATCCTTTCTCGTATGCAATTAGCACCCTGAAGCATATAAAAAAGCAGCTCATTCATGTGTTTCAGATTGGCAAACTGAATTGTGATAAAGTGTGACACATATTAGAGGAATCTGATGAAAACAACGGCACAGTTCATCTTTCTAAATTTCTGCTTGAAACATTGATTATTCACGAATCGTTTCCATGTTAACAAAGGTAGCTGAGTATAGTATTATAGCCTCCTTGTATCATTTTGTGTTTTTTCATATGTTTGACCATCCTAATATGATGTAATATCAGCCAGCATACTATTTACTAATGAAAAAAACTTATATAGTCAACGGTTATAACAAAAAATTCAGGAGCTCCATTTCATGATGATCTTACCTGGTGCCCAAGGTGTTAGGTTGAGGCAGTATTCCAACGATAGGTTGAGTATCAAGCAACGGAACACCAGCTGCTTCTGTGAAGAAATTGGACCAATAATATCATGTTTAAGCCTCAAAGCAGTATAAGATAAGCAAAAAATAAGATGTGTTGATTCATTGAAACACTTGCAAGTTCAGATGTAAAAGGTCATAGGAACTGATAATTGGATAAGATGAACTCAATTGGAGTGTGTAAGATATCAACTGCCAGTGCTCCAAATAAAAGAGTAGTATGAACCGGAAATACCCTTAAATAGAAATAACATTGCTCAAGTCCAGTAAAAAAAGTTCAGACTTCAGATTAACTCAAGCCATTTACTTCTGTAGTTGTGCAAAATATCCAATATTTCAGTGGAAGATTGAAACTTCAGAGTATCGGATTACAATTTTAACTTCATACTGCTATAATATTAACATGAACTTGGATACATAGACAGAAGAAAATTAAAATTTGTTAATTAATATCTGTTGATAGAGACACATGAAACAGCAGTATACCAGCTAAGGAATGTATAGAAACATTGTAAGGCATCTTTTGAAGCTTCCCATCATATACATCATACTTTAATACAGAAAGCAGACCATTCTCATCTCCAAGGTACCTGAATGTGATGAACAAATTTGAGATACAGATAAAAAGTTAGAAAGTGGTCCATACAGCTACTAAATTAAGAATGTGAAAGAATGATTTTCCTGTCCATAGCTCACATCAGAAAGGTCCCCTCTATGACTGAAAAAGCAGTTATATTGGTGTCCCACTGGGAAGAATGAAATAGCTGCCTGAATTCAAGATTCCACACCTACAAGAGAAAAAGGACACACGCATATTACATGCAAACTTCTAAAACAAGATGGAGTAAACCACTGTATGAACATCATAATATTTTAACGTTATGAACATGCTATTTAGTCAAAGCCTCAAAGGTACAGGCAAAATTTGCAAGTGGTTGCCAGCAATGATAGTAACTACCCTCGACATATTCttcttaagaataatcaaatatacACAAAAAAGAAAGGTAGATTTGTCAACTAAGCACGCCCGAAGGAAGAAGAGATGGCTTGGCATGCCTGTAACAGTAAGCATCAGGTGCTAGGCGACAGTTGACACTCTTCTTCGAATGAAACCCAAGGATTAAACGATGTCTGTGTTTCAGATGTGAGATAGGAATATGAAAGCATgcattttttatttcatttttgcaaAGTCGCGTAGGCTGAGCACTTGGCAAATTTTTTGTATCGGATGCGCTTCTTCAGCACCATATAAATAGGTATTTCCTTCTGAGTCTCTTTCCCAATATTGCACAATTCAGATTGGCGATTATCTAT
The window above is part of the Triticum aestivum cultivar Chinese Spring chromosome 2A, IWGSC CS RefSeq v2.1, whole genome shotgun sequence genome. Proteins encoded here:
- the LOC123187332 gene encoding uncharacterized protein isoform X1 is translated as MFAKRFLQKKLHQGGGGEKGGGGGGGGGAAGDVAQLDAQIALHYGVPYAASVMAFDPVQRLLAVGTLDGRIKIFGGDNIEGILISPKSMPYKYLQFIQNQGLLIAVSNENEIQVWNLEFRQLFHSSQWDTNITAFSVIEGTFLMYLGDENGLLSVLKYDVYDGKLQKMPYNVSIHSLAEAAGVPLLDTQPIVGILPQPNTLGTRVLIAYEKGFLVLWDVSEDHAVAVRGYGDLHMKGQITGAQTHASEDQIDNVDENEEEREICSLCWASRGGSTVAVGYITGDILLWDMTAVSSRQGKQTDVSSNVVKLQLASGSRRLPVIVLHWSAGSAKDTTKGGKLFVYGGDDMGSEEVLTVLSLESSNGLESVRCASRVDLKLDGSFADMILIPDTGVPDKTQTSALFILTNPGQLNFYDGGALFSARKSEEEYAQPEAQKFPVVVPTIDPSITVTNMYSLTGREHPSISLKKFCARQIVAPPISGNMKWPLTGGVPSEMSLKEDHAVERIYVAGYQDGSVRIWDATFPILMPMFVLDAKVPDVILDGANASVSSLAFCSLNMTFAVGTTSGLVRMYKLQENSGDSSFHFVSGSKQEVHAVHHGRGFHCHVAFMASNSPVRSLRFTSSGEALAVGYQNGQVAMFDASQLSVIFSVDCTSGTNSPVVSVSIYSVGASAAKAGPSQKEIATNAKFPTDVVLSLSKDARLTVVDSTSGLIINSLLLDEKQCSALLMYVLIDGASDEEQAQLPEDKLPCQSQTGKEHVLDQKQVQGAETNKKSASLHPQSGGSDSLLLVCFEDVVLLFSLASLIQGSNKHLHKTKLTKKCCWSAIFKNKDDKACGLILFYQTGIIELRSLPSLDILAESSLMELLRWSYKTGMDKTMSSSNGQIALVNGSEFAIISLIASENDFRIPESLPCLHDKVLAAAAEAAMSISTDQKGKQNPAAGVIGGIIKGLKGKADENANLRKSFNSQTPSELLESIFLKGPYVEPSLAYPDDPIEELSIDDIEIDDEVPLSPPPASSSASHMNKKATVEDERAKLFEGSSDADKPRMRSTQEILTKYKFGGDATAAAAHAKDKLMQRQEKLERISQRTAELQDGAENFASLAQELAKTMENKKWWKL
- the LOC123187332 gene encoding uncharacterized protein isoform X2 gives rise to the protein MFAKRFLQKKLHQGGGGEKGGGGGGGGGAAGDVAQLDAQIALHYGVPYAASVMAFDPVQRLLAVGTLDGRIKIFGGDNIEGILISPKSMPYKYLQFIQNQGLLIAVSNENEIQVWNLEFRQLFHSSQWDTNITAFSVIEGTFLMYLGDENGLLSVLKYDVYDGKLQKMPYNVSIHSLAEAAGVPLLDTQPIVGILPQPNTLGTRVLIAYEKGFLVLWDVSEDHAVAVRGYGDLHMKGQITGAQTHASEDQIDNVDENEEEREICSLCWASRGGSTVAVGYITGDILLWDMTAVSSRQGKQTDVSSNVVKLQLASGSRRLPVIVLHWSAGSAKDTTKGGKLFVYGGDDMGSEEVLTVLSLESSNGLESVRCASRVDLKLDGSFADMILIPDTGVPDKTQTSALFILTNPGQLNFYDGGALFSARKSEEEYAQPEAQKFPVVVPTIDPSITVTNMYSLTGREHPSISLKKFCARQIVAPPISGNMKWPLTGGVPSEMSLKEDHAVERIYVAGYQDGSVRIWDATFPILMPMFVLDAKVPDVILDGANASVSSLAFCSLNMTFAVGTTSGLVRMYKLQENSGDSSFHFVSGSKQEVHAVHHGRGFHCHVAFMASNSPVRSLRFTSSGEALAVGYQNGQVAMFDASQLSVIFSVDCTSGTNSPVVSVSIYSVGASAAKAGPSQKEIATNAKFPTDVVLSLSKDARLTVVDSTSGLIINSLLLDEKQCSALLMYVLIDGASDEEQAQLPEDKLPCQSQTGKEHVLDQKQVQGAETNKKSASLHPQSGGSDSLLLVCFEDVVLLFSLASLIQGSNKHLHKTKLTKKCCWSAIFKNKDDKACGLILFYQTGIIELRSLPSLDILAESSLMELLRWSYKTGMDKTMSSSNGQIALVNGSEFAIISLIASENDFRIPESLPCLHDKVLAAAAEAAMSISTDQKGKQNPAAGVIGGIIKGLKGKADENANLRKSFNSQTPSELLESIFLKGPYVEPSLAYPDDPIEELSIDDIEIDDEVPLSPPPASSSASHMNKKATEDERAKLFEGSSDADKPRMRSTQEILTKYKFGGDATAAAAHAKDKLMQRQEKLERISQRTAELQDGAENFASLAQELAKTMENKKWWKL